The following proteins are encoded in a genomic region of Ornithinibacillus sp. 4-3:
- a CDS encoding carbon-nitrogen hydrolase family protein, which yields MVFKAAAVHAAPVFMDKKASTQKAIDFIKKAEQESIELLVFPETFIPGYPYFIECYPPLMQVGALNDYREASVEIDGPEIAAIQTAAKESGVAVVLGISECVSGGFTCFNSQVFIDKNGQLLGVHRKLQPTYVERTVWAQGGGHTLRTFNSELGNLGGLACWEHTMNLARQALINEGEQIHAAAWPGLSTMAGFEEVADIQIDAMMKTHALTGQCFVIAASNPVDQTCLDWMEQHLGAQDLVKLGGGWSAIVHPFNSYIADPHTGLEEKLVVGEIDLTQLGPVKVWVDSAGHYSRPEVLKMEVDRKILWSDEENLQQSSKPTSALKESQEALLSDSKV from the coding sequence AAGCATCAACACAAAAAGCAATTGATTTTATCAAAAAAGCAGAACAAGAATCAATTGAACTTTTGGTGTTCCCAGAAACATTTATTCCTGGATATCCTTATTTTATCGAATGCTATCCACCTTTAATGCAGGTAGGCGCATTGAATGATTATCGTGAAGCTTCGGTCGAAATTGATGGTCCAGAGATTGCTGCAATTCAAACTGCAGCGAAAGAGTCAGGAGTAGCTGTTGTATTAGGAATCAGTGAATGCGTTAGTGGTGGGTTTACTTGTTTTAATTCACAAGTATTTATTGATAAGAACGGACAACTTCTCGGTGTACATCGTAAGCTCCAACCAACTTATGTTGAGCGAACAGTATGGGCGCAAGGAGGAGGACATACTTTACGAACATTTAACAGTGAACTTGGTAATTTAGGAGGACTTGCTTGCTGGGAGCACACGATGAATTTAGCGCGTCAGGCTCTTATTAATGAAGGAGAGCAGATTCATGCCGCTGCATGGCCTGGATTGTCAACAATGGCCGGTTTTGAAGAAGTTGCTGATATTCAAATTGATGCGATGATGAAAACACATGCATTGACTGGACAATGTTTCGTTATTGCTGCAAGTAATCCTGTAGATCAAACTTGTCTAGACTGGATGGAACAACATCTTGGAGCACAAGATTTGGTCAAGCTTGGTGGTGGTTGGTCAGCAATTGTCCATCCATTCAATTCTTATATAGCAGATCCGCATACAGGCCTTGAAGAAAAATTAGTTGTTGGAGAGATTGACTTAACTCAACTGGGTCCAGTAAAAGTTTGGGTAGATTCTGCTGGTCATTATTCTCGTCCAGAAGTATTGAAAATGGAAGTAGACAGAAAAATATTGTGGTCTGATGAAGAGAATCTACAACAATCTTCTAAACCAACTTCAGCTTTAAAAGAAAGCCAAGAAGCTTTGTTAAGTGACTCAAAAGTTTAA
- a CDS encoding holin family protein — translation METIFKSIIAVIGAIVTFLLGGWSPLLQVLVIFIIVDYILGFLVAATYGKLNSEIGFKGIAKKVIIFALVAIAYSIDRIMGDGTLIRDAVIFFYLANELLSILETVGKTNLPIPDVLRKAVEKLNSKSKSDD, via the coding sequence ATGGAAACAATATTTAAATCAATCATCGCTGTTATTGGGGCGATCGTCACATTTTTATTAGGGGGTTGGTCGCCATTGTTACAGGTACTAGTTATTTTTATCATTGTAGATTATATATTAGGCTTCTTAGTTGCAGCAACATATGGCAAATTAAATAGTGAAATAGGTTTTAAAGGTATTGCTAAAAAAGTTATTATCTTTGCATTAGTAGCAATTGCTTATTCAATAGACAGAATTATGGGAGATGGCACATTAATTAGAGATGCAGTCATCTTTTTTTATTTAGCGAATGAATTGTTAAGTATTTTAGAAACAGTAGGAAAAACAAATTTACCAATACCTGATGTTTTAAGAAAAGCAGTAGAAAAATTGAATAGTAAATCTAAGAGTGACGATTAA